From Gloeocapsopsis sp. IPPAS B-1203, a single genomic window includes:
- a CDS encoding protein kinase, which yields MCFKRICTSSEGTYALQKGQQLFQREAGVLYKLKHPQIPKFRELFQAHLDDKQHLLLVQDYVEGPSYRKLLNTRKQQGLDFSEAEVTQLLLQILPVLDYIHSLGVIHRDISPDNIILRDVDNLPVLIDFGSVKQVAATIVSQFSPTDPDATLLPATHLGKIGYVPQEQILGGSPQIDLYALAATALILLTGKESQDLIDPQTRQWNWRQEINLSPNLGKILDKMLMPRASDRYQSARQVLQVLNRYTYKQPAPQIPTTIVTPPTPKITPEWQLQPASVSYARSHAFGLGIVVVGLLLFAATGLSWWGAIWLQSRDRITIPSTPDIPVATPTPQYSAAEQNRKNQLRDRRQQLGVNDSFYNALVNQLFWEKHPEQQGKTLSPGSADEQLRSEWDSLAAETLNKLQALSPEARQQLGKYRTADREQWKVAINKLNLSSRALYDLADATFFQLFPQHKGKNFINQPMGQVWQGVADDKLQRLVAGSGYEKVAFVQGNTLQQVRGNLQPGEGKAYIARLTKDQLMQLHLEANPQVLISAYSPTGSTMLLEDTSDRTWSGKLPETGYYEFVIVSTASAPVDYLLQIIAD from the coding sequence ATGTGTTTTAAAAGAATTTGCACCTCAAGTGAAGGTACATATGCTTTACAAAAAGGACAGCAACTATTTCAACGCGAAGCTGGAGTCCTTTACAAATTAAAACATCCGCAGATTCCCAAGTTTCGAGAACTCTTTCAAGCACACTTAGATGACAAGCAACATTTATTGCTAGTACAAGACTATGTAGAAGGTCCTAGCTATCGCAAACTATTGAATACTCGCAAACAACAAGGTTTAGACTTCAGTGAAGCTGAAGTGACCCAGTTATTACTCCAAATATTGCCAGTTTTAGACTATATTCACTCCTTAGGAGTCATTCATCGCGATATTTCGCCAGATAATATTATTTTGCGTGATGTAGATAATCTACCTGTACTCATAGACTTTGGAAGTGTCAAGCAGGTAGCAGCAACGATTGTTTCTCAGTTTAGCCCTACCGATCCTGATGCAACGCTGTTGCCAGCAACTCATTTAGGCAAAATAGGGTATGTACCCCAAGAACAAATTTTAGGTGGTTCTCCTCAAATCGATTTGTATGCTTTAGCAGCAACCGCACTGATATTACTCACAGGGAAGGAATCACAAGACTTAATCGATCCTCAAACTCGGCAGTGGAATTGGCGGCAGGAAATTAATTTAAGTCCTAATTTAGGCAAAATATTAGATAAAATGCTCATGCCCAGAGCAAGCGATCGCTACCAATCTGCACGCCAAGTTTTGCAGGTACTAAATCGTTATACTTACAAGCAACCCGCACCACAAATACCAACGACAATAGTCACACCTCCGACACCGAAGATTACACCAGAATGGCAATTACAGCCTGCAAGTGTCAGCTACGCTCGTAGTCATGCCTTCGGTTTAGGAATTGTCGTGGTAGGATTGCTGTTGTTCGCAGCAACTGGATTAAGTTGGTGGGGAGCAATTTGGTTACAGTCTCGCGATCGCATAACGATACCATCAACACCTGATATTCCAGTAGCAACGCCAACACCACAGTACTCTGCAGCAGAACAAAATCGCAAAAATCAATTGCGCGATCGTCGCCAACAACTCGGAGTTAATGACAGTTTCTACAATGCTTTAGTTAATCAGTTATTTTGGGAAAAACACCCCGAACAACAAGGTAAAACACTTAGTCCTGGTTCTGCTGATGAACAATTGCGTAGTGAGTGGGATAGTCTAGCCGCAGAAACTCTTAACAAACTGCAAGCATTAAGTCCAGAAGCAAGGCAGCAACTTGGAAAATATCGTACTGCAGATCGCGAACAGTGGAAAGTCGCTATTAACAAGCTTAATCTTAGTAGTCGTGCATTATACGATCTTGCAGATGCTACCTTTTTTCAATTATTTCCACAACATAAAGGCAAAAATTTTATTAATCAGCCGATGGGTCAAGTATGGCAAGGTGTCGCAGATGATAAACTACAGCGCCTTGTTGCAGGTAGTGGTTATGAAAAAGTTGCATTTGTGCAAGGAAATACACTTCAACAAGTTCGGGGAAATTTACAACCAGGTGAGGGAAAAGCTTATATTGCTCGCTTGACAAAAGATCAACTCATGCAACTTCATCTTGAAGCAAATCCCCAGGTGCTAATTTCTGCATACTCTCCGACAGGTAGCACAATGCTACTGGAAGATACAAGCGATCGCACTTGGTCGGGTAAACTACCAGAAACTGGTTATTACGAGTTTGTTATTGTCTCAACTGCATCAGCACCAGTCGATTATTTACTTCAAATCATTGCTGATTAG
- a CDS encoding helix-turn-helix transcriptional regulator: MALTQQDLRGILKCLQELYCACNLEAFPTRALLALSTVVSSDFLNWCPTNFHQHKVLTTLSAMSHRPAITSQEADQIAHSRFLEHPFARYYIATNDGKAHKISDFISEQQLHRLEGLYQGMMHQIGMEDQMSLVLPVSSEVNNALRKKNTDDIVIALSRPERSFSERDRFVLNLLRPHLFQAYLNAQTLTKIQQESIRLNHTMEQLGVIILASDGKIQLKTQRAWELLTQYFQLTHQKNSLPETLQRWVNYQLSLIAGNEDLTLPCLSLQIEQENNRLMIRLMCDRQHQQYILLLEEQRLSSFSPQLLTTIGLTKREAEVLFWATKDKSTKEIASILSRSDKTIEKHFEHIYEKLEVQTRTAAVVKALELLGMLS; the protein is encoded by the coding sequence ATGGCATTAACACAGCAAGATCTGCGAGGTATTCTTAAGTGTCTTCAAGAACTTTACTGTGCTTGCAATCTTGAAGCATTTCCAACGCGTGCGCTTTTAGCCTTATCTACTGTAGTTTCCTCTGATTTTCTCAATTGGTGTCCAACAAATTTTCACCAACACAAAGTTTTAACTACATTAAGCGCAATGTCGCATCGCCCTGCGATTACTTCTCAAGAAGCAGATCAGATTGCCCACAGCCGTTTTCTTGAACATCCATTTGCGCGTTATTACATAGCAACTAACGATGGTAAAGCGCATAAAATTTCAGATTTTATTAGCGAACAGCAATTGCATCGTTTAGAAGGGTTGTATCAAGGAATGATGCATCAAATTGGTATGGAAGACCAAATGAGTTTAGTTCTGCCAGTTTCATCTGAAGTTAATAATGCTCTGCGTAAAAAAAATACAGATGATATTGTAATTGCCCTATCGCGTCCTGAACGCAGTTTTTCTGAACGCGATCGCTTTGTTCTCAACTTATTACGCCCTCACCTTTTTCAGGCATATCTCAATGCTCAAACACTTACTAAAATTCAGCAAGAGTCAATCCGATTGAACCACACGATGGAACAATTGGGTGTCATTATTCTAGCGAGTGACGGAAAAATTCAATTGAAGACACAACGTGCTTGGGAGTTGCTAACACAATACTTTCAACTTACACACCAGAAGAATTCTTTACCAGAAACGTTGCAGAGATGGGTAAACTACCAATTATCTTTGATAGCTGGTAATGAAGATCTTACTTTGCCTTGCCTGTCATTGCAGATCGAACAAGAAAATAACCGCTTAATGATCCGCCTAATGTGCGATCGCCAACATCAACAATACATCCTATTGCTGGAAGAACAGCGACTTAGTTCTTTTTCTCCACAGTTGTTGACTACAATCGGACTAACGAAGCGCGAAGCAGAAGTTTTGTTCTGGGCAACAAAAGATAAAAGTACAAAAGAAATTGCTTCAATTCTCAGTCGCAGTGATAAAACTATTGAAAAACACTTTGAGCATATTTATGAAAAGCTAGAAGTTCAAACACGTACTGCTGCTGTTGTCAAAGCTCTAGAATTATTAGGAATGCTGAGTTAA
- a CDS encoding phosphoglycerate kinase: MSKKTLANLSASDLSGKRALVRVDFNVPLDDQGNITDDTRIRAALPTIQDLTQKGAKVILASHFGRPKGVDDKLRLTPVAKRLSELLGQEVIKCDDCIGDEVANKVSGMQNGQVLLLENVRFHKEEEKNDPEFAKQLAANADVYVNDAFGTAHRAHASTEGVTHYLSPSVAGYLIEKELQYLQSAIENPQRPLAAIIGGSKVSSKIGVIETLLDKCDKLILGGGMIFTFYKARGLNVGKSLVEDDKLELAKSLEAKAKERGVQMLLPTDVVVADKFAADANAETVSVENIPEDGMGLDVGPDSVKMFQDALAECKSVIWNGPMGVFEFDKFAVGTEAIARTLADLTKQGVTSIIGGGDSVAAVEKVGVAEQMSHISTGGGASLELLEGKELPGIAALDEA, translated from the coding sequence ATGTCCAAAAAAACTTTAGCAAATTTATCGGCTTCAGACTTATCTGGTAAGCGTGCATTAGTGCGGGTAGACTTTAATGTCCCATTGGATGACCAAGGGAACATCACTGATGATACTCGGATTCGTGCCGCACTGCCTACAATTCAGGATTTGACGCAAAAAGGCGCTAAGGTCATTTTAGCTAGCCACTTTGGACGTCCCAAAGGGGTGGATGACAAGCTGCGTCTGACTCCTGTTGCTAAACGCCTTTCGGAATTACTCGGTCAAGAAGTGATAAAATGCGATGACTGTATCGGAGACGAAGTGGCGAACAAAGTCTCAGGGATGCAAAATGGTCAAGTGCTATTGCTAGAAAACGTCCGCTTCCACAAAGAAGAAGAGAAAAATGACCCTGAATTTGCCAAACAGTTAGCAGCCAATGCAGATGTGTACGTCAATGATGCGTTTGGTACAGCCCACCGCGCCCATGCTTCCACCGAAGGCGTGACACACTACCTCAGCCCTTCTGTTGCTGGATACTTGATTGAAAAAGAATTACAGTATCTTCAAAGCGCGATTGAAAATCCGCAACGTCCTTTAGCAGCCATTATTGGTGGATCTAAAGTTTCTAGCAAAATTGGTGTGATTGAGACATTGTTGGACAAGTGCGACAAGCTAATCTTGGGTGGCGGGATGATTTTTACATTCTACAAAGCCCGTGGGTTGAATGTGGGTAAATCGTTGGTGGAAGACGACAAGCTAGAACTGGCTAAATCATTAGAAGCTAAAGCAAAAGAACGCGGCGTGCAAATGTTGTTACCTACTGATGTCGTCGTTGCTGATAAATTTGCGGCAGATGCCAACGCAGAAACTGTTAGCGTTGAAAATATCCCTGAAGACGGCATGGGGTTAGATGTTGGTCCTGATTCTGTCAAGATGTTCCAAGATGCGCTTGCTGAATGCAAATCAGTAATTTGGAATGGACCAATGGGCGTATTTGAGTTTGATAAGTTTGCTGTAGGAACCGAAGCGATCGCACGAACGCTTGCCGATCTCACCAAACAAGGTGTTACTAGCATTATTGGTGGTGGTGACTCGGTAGCAGCCGTCGAGAAAGTTGGTGTTGCTGAGCAAATGAGTCACATTTCAACTGGTGGTGGCGCAAGCTTAGAGTTACTTGAAGGCAAAGAACTTCCTGGTATTGCTGCTTTGGATGAAGCTTAA
- a CDS encoding serine/threonine-protein kinase: MMSLYCNHGHKNRNGSRFCTECGEMLWLSAGEVLEKRYRLVRQLASGGFGRTYLAENLHRFNECCVLKEFAPQVHGDRELEKAKELFEREAGALYNLTHPQLPRFLEFFQAETKDGVNCLFLAQDYIEGETYYDLLRSRGSFSESEVREFLCKLLPVLSYVHTQGVIHRDIAPDNIILRNVDQMPVLIDFGGVKQVAATVVSKFTGLGMPTLLGKQGYAPEEQMRQGKVYPSSDLYALAVTALVLLTGKEPQELYDSYNGTWQWRKEIKVSSQLEAVLQKMLAYKPGDRFSQAQEVLPALQASGPQKTPALNISQLRTINVLGRKPDTTNNSQLQHQQTQVITPPTNNHITNWHFGWLRSLIVKATTVGLVAVAGTSAWVLANSVMRTPLLTPTAQESPTNTADLATRLQEIVSRRQALQIREAFFVGLVDDSFHRQHPELNGRSLKSDPKDAALRSNWFAIAEQMLDKLEQAELSLDVRRRLGSYTQQNFVAWQQQADQRQLGNYTSDRLTKETNQKFYRLFPEERGKQLKLNTSGQIWYAIAADQVNQLKKAR, translated from the coding sequence ATGATGTCTCTATACTGCAATCACGGACACAAAAACCGAAACGGCAGCCGCTTTTGTACCGAATGTGGCGAGATGCTGTGGCTATCGGCAGGAGAAGTTTTAGAAAAGCGCTATCGCCTCGTGCGTCAGTTAGCATCTGGTGGCTTTGGTCGTACATACTTAGCAGAAAATCTGCATCGATTTAATGAATGCTGTGTACTTAAAGAATTTGCCCCACAGGTACACGGCGATCGCGAACTTGAAAAAGCAAAAGAATTATTTGAGCGCGAGGCTGGGGCACTGTATAACTTAACTCATCCGCAACTACCGCGTTTTTTAGAGTTTTTTCAGGCAGAGACAAAAGACGGTGTCAATTGCTTGTTTTTGGCGCAAGACTATATTGAAGGGGAAACTTACTACGACTTACTGCGATCGCGCGGTTCTTTCTCAGAAAGCGAAGTGCGAGAGTTTTTGTGTAAATTGTTACCTGTTTTATCTTACGTTCATACGCAAGGAGTGATCCATCGTGACATTGCCCCAGATAATATTATTCTGCGAAATGTCGATCAAATGCCTGTGTTAATTGACTTTGGCGGAGTCAAGCAAGTAGCAGCAACCGTGGTTTCAAAATTTACTGGGTTGGGAATGCCAACTTTGTTAGGCAAACAAGGTTATGCCCCAGAAGAACAAATGCGACAAGGAAAAGTTTACCCTAGTAGCGATTTGTATGCACTTGCAGTAACAGCATTAGTGTTGTTAACAGGCAAAGAACCACAGGAGTTATACGATAGCTACAACGGTACGTGGCAGTGGCGTAAAGAAATAAAAGTCAGTTCCCAGCTAGAAGCAGTATTACAAAAAATGTTGGCTTACAAGCCAGGCGATCGCTTCTCCCAAGCCCAAGAAGTATTGCCAGCCCTACAAGCATCAGGGCCACAGAAAACACCAGCATTGAATATTTCCCAGCTACGAACAATTAATGTCTTAGGCCGCAAACCTGACACAACAAATAATAGCCAATTACAACACCAGCAAACTCAAGTTATTACTCCACCAACCAACAATCATATTACTAATTGGCATTTTGGTTGGCTACGTTCTTTAATCGTCAAAGCAACTACGGTGGGATTAGTTGCAGTAGCAGGAACAAGTGCGTGGGTACTTGCCAATTCTGTTATGCGTACGCCATTGTTAACTCCCACAGCACAAGAATCACCAACAAACACTGCTGATTTAGCAACCAGGCTGCAAGAAATCGTCAGTCGTCGCCAAGCTTTACAAATTAGAGAAGCTTTCTTTGTTGGCTTAGTAGATGATTCTTTTCATCGCCAACACCCTGAATTAAATGGTCGTAGCTTAAAATCCGATCCTAAAGATGCAGCATTACGTAGTAATTGGTTTGCGATTGCTGAGCAGATGTTAGATAAATTAGAGCAAGCAGAACTTAGTCTCGATGTTCGGCGTCGCTTAGGCAGTTACACTCAACAAAATTTTGTAGCTTGGCAACAGCAGGCAGATCAAAGGCAACTAGGTAACTATACATCTGATAGATTAACAAAAGAAACTAACCAAAAGTTTTATCGACTCTTTCCTGAAGAGCGCGGAAAGCAACTTAAACTCAATACATCAGGTCAAATATGGTATGCGATCGCCGCTGATCAAGTGAATCAACTTAAAAAGGCTAGATAA
- a CDS encoding peptidylprolyl isomerase, translating to MESTSFLIVDEQPINLSQALKYLQTSGKLQPFIIEILKQRILETELQTRKDLEINPGVIEQAIIDFRLQQQLTDPNNFQEWLINNGLDYPTFHQQVVFNFKLEKLRNNITESKIQEYFIEQKIFLDRVVLSRIVVKEQELAEELKSQILEGARFEQLAQEYSVTDDRIVNGMMGPISRGQLPDALRALIELVNPGEVVGPIEIDDWYCLFRVEQFIPATLEGAVKQELENQLFEQWLGEKMQKLNIKLQVNS from the coding sequence ATGGAATCTACATCATTTTTAATAGTTGACGAACAACCAATCAATCTTTCACAAGCACTTAAATATCTGCAAACATCTGGAAAACTTCAACCTTTCATTATAGAAATTCTTAAACAAAGAATTTTAGAAACAGAATTACAAACACGAAAAGACCTTGAAATTAATCCTGGAGTTATCGAGCAAGCAATAATTGATTTTCGCTTACAGCAACAACTAACAGACCCAAACAATTTTCAAGAGTGGTTAATCAACAATGGTTTAGATTATCCAACATTCCACCAACAAGTTGTGTTTAACTTCAAGTTAGAAAAATTGAGAAATAATATTACCGAATCAAAAATTCAAGAGTATTTTATTGAGCAAAAGATTTTTTTGGATCGTGTAGTGCTTTCTCGAATTGTGGTAAAGGAGCAAGAGTTAGCAGAAGAGTTAAAAAGCCAAATTTTAGAAGGGGCTAGGTTTGAGCAGCTTGCTCAAGAATACTCAGTCACTGACGATCGCATTGTTAATGGTATGATGGGACCGATTAGTCGGGGTCAATTACCTGATGCACTGCGGGCTTTAATTGAATTAGTGAATCCTGGCGAAGTTGTCGGTCCAATAGAAATTGATGACTGGTATTGTTTATTCCGAGTAGAGCAATTTATTCCTGCTACTTTAGAAGGAGCAGTTAAGCAAGAACTAGAAAACCAGCTTTTTGAGCAATGGCTAGGTGAAAAGATGCAAAAGCTTAATATTAAGCTTCAAGTGAATTCATAA
- a CDS encoding phenylacetate--CoA ligase family protein, giving the protein MFLSNNGKSVGKSQQALQAFQEFLTTPLETRLKRHQNTSPEAIATALFQEVAANVPAYKAFLGTHKINPASIQTLADYQTLPLQTKENYLRQHSLADLCRNGQLETCDMIAVSSGSTGKPTFWARFMADELQIATRFEQIFYDSFFADTRRTLAVVCFTLGTWVGGMYTTNCCRYVAQKGYQITVVTPGNNKEEIFRVVQELGEAFDQVVLLGYPPFIKDVIDTGISRNIDWQQYQTKLVFAGEVFSEEWRSLVGERIQVKNLCYDTATLYGTADAGVLGNETPLSICIRRFLAEHPAIARELFGESRLPTLVQYDPCDRFFEVQDGTLLFSGNNGIPLIRYHIADTGGLIPYNTMLDFLAAAGFNPVETLQQYGVRGNCSLPFVYVFGRSDFTVSYFGANIYPENVTVGLEQPEIREWITGKFVLEVKENADRDRYLSVVVELAPKIDDSEDKRQAIATSIHTQLLRLNSEFANYVPAEYQTPQVMLAAMGNPEYFPIGVKHRYTRKN; this is encoded by the coding sequence ATGTTTTTATCAAATAATGGCAAAAGTGTAGGCAAAAGTCAGCAAGCTTTACAAGCATTTCAAGAGTTTCTAACCACACCACTAGAAACACGGCTCAAACGGCATCAAAATACATCTCCAGAGGCAATTGCCACGGCCTTATTTCAAGAAGTTGCGGCAAACGTACCAGCCTACAAAGCATTTTTAGGCACGCACAAAATTAATCCGGCATCAATTCAAACTTTGGCAGATTACCAAACGCTACCACTACAGACTAAAGAAAACTATCTGCGACAGCATTCCTTAGCAGATTTGTGCCGGAATGGACAACTTGAAACGTGTGACATGATTGCCGTCTCCTCTGGTTCAACTGGTAAACCAACATTTTGGGCGCGGTTTATGGCGGATGAGTTGCAGATTGCTACTCGTTTTGAACAAATCTTCTACGATAGCTTTTTTGCAGACACTCGCCGGACTCTAGCCGTCGTTTGTTTTACGTTGGGAACTTGGGTAGGTGGAATGTATACTACAAATTGTTGCCGTTATGTAGCACAAAAAGGTTATCAAATTACCGTTGTGACTCCAGGGAACAATAAAGAAGAAATTTTCCGCGTTGTTCAAGAGTTGGGTGAGGCTTTTGACCAAGTTGTTTTATTAGGATATCCGCCTTTTATTAAAGATGTTATCGATACAGGAATTAGCCGTAATATAGACTGGCAACAATATCAGACAAAGCTAGTATTTGCAGGTGAGGTGTTCAGTGAAGAATGGCGTAGTTTAGTTGGAGAACGTATCCAAGTAAAAAACCTTTGCTATGACACCGCAACGCTATATGGCACAGCAGATGCAGGCGTTTTAGGCAATGAAACTCCCTTAAGTATTTGTATTCGCCGTTTTTTAGCAGAACATCCGGCGATCGCCCGCGAGTTATTTGGTGAATCGCGTCTGCCGACACTTGTACAATACGATCCGTGCGATCGCTTTTTTGAAGTTCAAGATGGCACGTTATTATTTTCTGGCAATAACGGTATTCCACTAATCCGCTATCATATTGCCGATACTGGTGGGTTAATTCCATACAACACGATGCTAGATTTTTTAGCTGCTGCGGGATTCAATCCAGTGGAGACTTTACAACAATACGGAGTCAGAGGAAACTGTTCGCTACCGTTTGTCTATGTTTTTGGACGTTCTGACTTTACGGTATCTTACTTTGGTGCAAACATTTACCCTGAGAATGTCACAGTAGGACTAGAACAACCCGAAATTCGAGAATGGATAACAGGTAAGTTTGTGTTGGAGGTGAAAGAAAATGCAGATCGCGATCGCTACTTATCGGTTGTTGTGGAGTTAGCACCAAAAATCGACGATAGTGAAGACAAAAGACAAGCGATCGCAACCTCAATTCATACACAACTACTTCGTCTCAATAGCGAGTTTGCTAACTATGTCCCAGCAGAATACCAAACACCACAAGTCATGTTAGCTGCGATGGGCAATCCTGAATATTTTCCTATTGGAGTGAAGCATCGCTATACTCGCAAAAATTAG
- a CDS encoding DUF6464 family protein, whose translation MLALLWIIALGFIPPLLSVLIVRRTQKRMQAELRRAMMMPTRVRARRSPISLPPDSYYLEGVGYLIGDISCRFNARSRYIRCAVNPEGPCQGCRHYEQKA comes from the coding sequence GTGTTAGCGTTACTCTGGATCATTGCTTTAGGTTTTATTCCGCCCCTGCTTTCAGTATTGATCGTCCGTCGTACTCAAAAAAGAATGCAAGCCGAGTTGAGACGGGCAATGATGATGCCAACAAGGGTGAGGGCTAGGCGATCGCCCATTTCCTTGCCTCCAGATAGCTATTACCTAGAGGGAGTAGGATATCTTATTGGTGATATTAGTTGTAGATTTAATGCGAGATCTCGCTATATTCGCTGCGCAGTCAATCCTGAAGGTCCTTGTCAGGGATGTCGCCACTATGAGCAAAAAGCGTGA